One genomic region from Streptomyces sp. NBC_01304 encodes:
- a CDS encoding 3-oxoacyl-ACP synthase III family protein: MTVHSALAHASVHIPPGRQTVAEAEDRFRAHNPGITLSPGVLRHMYGLLERTVAPADEQPSDLAAHAARTLLEEHGTDPSDIDLLLFAGILADMEEPATAHVVAAKLGLGCPVFDLKNACNGVLNALEVADSFIKSGQYRRILVTTAEVSTRESRWSVDEPADVLHALPSLSTGDMGSAVLVEAAERPGILGSRFFANSWGWQAATLPNPYAQHRTLGHLRIDSAELLASFDGMPERVRGALHDLGVKPDDLDLACIHQPSVAFTKVACEWVGVEQEQILATFPQHGNVATNTIPLQLATALRTGRLQRGDLVGLFGFASGASSGLMLCEW, from the coding sequence GTGACCGTGCACAGCGCGCTCGCCCACGCGAGCGTCCACATCCCACCCGGCCGCCAGACCGTGGCCGAGGCCGAGGACCGCTTCCGGGCCCACAACCCCGGCATCACCCTGTCCCCCGGTGTCCTGCGGCACATGTACGGCCTCCTCGAGCGCACCGTGGCGCCCGCCGACGAGCAGCCCTCCGATCTCGCCGCCCACGCCGCGCGCACCTTGCTCGAAGAACACGGCACGGACCCCTCCGACATCGACCTGCTGCTGTTCGCCGGCATCCTCGCCGACATGGAGGAGCCGGCGACGGCCCACGTCGTCGCTGCCAAGCTGGGACTGGGGTGTCCCGTCTTCGACCTCAAGAACGCCTGCAACGGCGTCCTCAACGCCCTGGAGGTCGCCGACTCGTTCATCAAGTCCGGCCAGTACCGGCGCATCCTGGTCACCACCGCCGAGGTCAGCACCCGCGAGAGCCGCTGGTCGGTGGACGAGCCCGCCGACGTCCTGCACGCGCTGCCGAGTCTGAGCACCGGCGACATGGGCTCGGCCGTCCTGGTCGAGGCGGCCGAGCGGCCCGGCATCCTCGGCAGCCGCTTCTTCGCCAACTCGTGGGGCTGGCAGGCGGCGACACTGCCCAACCCGTACGCCCAGCACCGCACGCTCGGCCATCTGCGCATCGACTCGGCCGAGTTGCTGGCCTCCTTCGACGGCATGCCGGAACGGGTACGTGGCGCCCTTCACGACCTCGGGGTCAAACCCGACGACCTGGACCTCGCCTGCATCCACCAGCCGTCCGTCGCGTTCACCAAGGTCGCCTGCGAGTGGGTCGGCGTGGAGCAGGAGCAGATCCTGGCGACCTTCCCCCAGCACGGCAACGTCGCCACCAACACCATCCCCCTGCAGCTGGCCACCGCCCTGCGCACCGGGCGCCTGCAACGCG